The following is a genomic window from Bordetella sp. H567.
CGCCGACCGGCTCGCGGAAAAAATCCGCATTTCCGGCGGCGGCCGCTGCAACTTCACCAATACCGGCACCGGCCCGGCGAACTTCCTGTCGGAAAACCCGCACTTCTGCCGGTCCGCGCTGGCCGGCTACGGGCCGCGCGATTTCCTGGACTTGCTGCGCCGCTACCGTGTCTCCTGGCATGAAAAGCATCGCGGCCAGCTGTTCTGCGACGAATCCAGCGAAGCGGTCATCGACGTGCTGCGCGCCGAATGCGATGCCGGCAACGTGCAGTGGCGCATGCCCTGCACCGTGGCCGACATCGGGCGGTCGGCCGACGAGAGCTTCGAGCTGCGTACCGACGGCCAAGGCGTGCTGCGCGCGGCCAAGCTGGTCCTGGCCACCGGCGGCATGGCGATTCCGCAGCTGGGGGCGACCGACTATGCGTTGAAAGTGGCGCGGCAGTTCGGCTTGAAGGTCGTCGAGCCGCGGCCGGCGCTGGTGCCGCTGACCTTCGACGCCGCGCAGTGGGCCCCTTTCGCGGCCTTGTCCGGCGTTGCCCTGGAAGCCGCGGTGCGCAGCGGCGCCGGCGAATTCCTGGAAGACGTGCTGTTCACCCATCGGGGCCTGTCGGGACCGGGCATCCTGCAGATCTCCAGCTATTGGAATCCCGGCCAAGCCGTGACGCTGGACCTGGCCAGCGGCCGCGACCTGGCGGACGAGCTGATCCATGCCAAGTCCGGCGGCCGCCAGCAGCTCGGTACGGCCCTGGCGGCGCTGTGGCCGCGCAGGCTGGCGGAGCAATGGCTGTGCGATGCCGTCGATGCCCGCGGCCAGCCGCTGGCCGCCGCGCGCCTAGCCGATATCCCGGACAAGACGCTGCGCGCGCTGGCCCAGGGCATACATGCCTGGACGCTTGTGCCGACCGGCACGGCGGGCTACAAAAAGGCCGAGGTCATGCGGGGCGGCGTCGATACCCGCGGCCTGGACCAGAAAAGCATGCAGGCACGCGGCATTCCAGGCCTGCACTTCATCGGCGAGGCGGTGGACGTCACCGGGTGGCTGGGCGGCTACAACTTCCAGTGGGCCTGGGCGTCCGGCGTCGCCTGCGGCAAGGCGCTGTAAGCGGCGCGCTTTTTGCTGTCTGCGTCGCCACACGACGAAGGACGCGCTATGAACACACACATCCGTTCGCTGGCCGAGGCCGGCGCCGGCAAGGCCCTGATGATCATCGTGCCCGTTCTGGGCGCCCTGGGCGCATGGGCCCTGTGGGTGGCATTGCGCGACGACTATCCGCAGGTCGCCAACGCCTGGCTGGGCGGGCTGATCGCGGCGGGCGCCACGGCCGCGGGCACCTTGCCGGTGGTCTTTTCCCAACGATTGTCCGACCGGGTGCAGGACTCCATGTTCGGCTTCGGCGCCGGTGTCATGCTGGCCGCCAGCGCCTTTTCGCTGGTCACGCCGGGCATCCAGGCAGCGAAGGACCTGGGCGCGGGCCCCTGGGCGGCGGGGCTCACCGTGGGCGCGGCCATCCTGCTGGGGGCGGCAGCGTTGCTGTGGCTCGAGCATACCGTGCCGCACGAGCATTTCATCAAGGGGCGGGAGGGCCACGACGGCCGCCTGCTCAAGCGCACCTGGCTGTTCGTCTTCGCGGTCATGCTGCACAACCTGCCGGAAGGCCTGGCCATCGGCGTGGGCTTCGGCGGCACCGACCCCATGCGCGCCGGTGCCCTGGCCACCGGCATCGCGATCCAGGACGTGCCGGAAGGCCTGGTCATCGCCGTCGCGCTGCTGGCGGCGGGGTATGGCCGCGTCTTCTCCGTTATCCTGGGCATGACCTCGGGCCTGATCGAGCCGGTCGGCGCGTTGGCCGGCGCCGCCGTAATGACCTGGTCCACGGTGCTGCTGCCCTGGGGCCTGGGCTTCGCGGCCGGCGCCATGCTGTTCGTCATCAGCCACGAAATCATCCCCGAATCGCATCGCAAGGGCCATGAAGTCTATGCCACGGGCGGCCTGATGCTGGGCTTCGTGCTCATGATGCTGCTGGACACCGCCCTGGCCTGAGTTGTATCCTTCGCCACGCTGTCACGCATCGTGCGGGAGAGAGCGGCCGCCGCAGGCGCGCCGCCGCCGAAGGCGCAATTCGCCCGGAATCGCTCAGGCAACCCATACCGCAGCATGCCTTGCCCAGGCCGCGCCGCACCCGGCGCCCGGGCGAACACAGCGCTCTGGAGAGAGCCGGCCATCCGCGCGATGCGCGATGCGACCGGACGCCGAAGGTGCAAACCCGTCAACGCGGGGCAACTCTCAGGCAAAAGGACAGAGGGGCGGAAACACAGCCGGTCACGGGGCGTTCCGCATCCAGGCCGGTATTCCGCTACCCCTTGCCGTCGCTGTCCGGAGCCTCCCATGTCGAATTCCCTGAAAAACACCCCCCTGGCGCAGACGCACATCGACGCCGGCGCACGCATGGTCGACTTCGGCGGGTGGAACATGCCGCTGGCCTACGGCTCGCAGCTGGAAGAGCATCATGCCGTGCGGCGGGACGCCGGCATGTTCGACGTCTCGCACATGCTTAACGTCGACGTAACGGGGGCCGACGCCATGGCCTTCCTGCGCCGCCTGATCGCCAACGATGTCGCGAAGCTGACGGGCACGCCGGGCAAGGCCCTGTACAGCTGCATGCTCAATCCGGAAGGCGGCGTGATCGACGACCTGATCGTCTACTTCTTCGCGCCCGACCGCTGGCGGGTGGTCGTCAATGCGGCCACCGCCGACAAGGACATCGCCTGGATGCAGCGCATCGCCATCGCCTGCCGCCTGGCCGTGGCCATCGCCCCGCGCCGCGACTTGTCCATGGTCGCCGTGCAGGGGCCGAACGCGCGCGCCAAGGTCTGGGCGGCGCGTCCCGCATGGAAGACGGATACGGAAGCCCTGACACCGTTCACCGCGGCGCGCTTCGAGCCCGAAACCCTGGTCGCGCGTACCGGCTACACCGGCGAGGACGGCTTCGAGATCGTGCTGCCCGCCACGGAAGTGGTGGCCCTCTGGAACGACCTGGCGGCGCAGGGCGTGCGTCCCTGCGGCCTGGGCGCGCGCGATACGCTGCGCCTGGAAGCCGGCATGAACCTCTACGGCCAGGACATGGACGAGGTTACCCAGCCCGCGCAGGCCGGCCTGAGCTGGACCGTTTCGCTGAAGGATCCGGCGCGCGGCTTCATCGGCCGCTCCGCCATCGAGCAGTTTCCCACCCCCGCCGCTTTCCTCGGATTGAAACTGAACGAACGCGGCGTCATGCGCGCCCACATGGCGGTACGCACGGCCCACGGGGATGGGGAAATCACCAGCGGCACGATGTCGCCCACGCTGGGCGTATCGATCGCCTTCGCGCGCATGCCCGTGGGAGTCAACCCCGGCGATACGGTGCAAGTGGATATCCGCGGCAAATGGGTGCCCGCGACGGTATGCAAATTACCCTTCGTCCGTCACGGAAAAGCGGTCGAACAACCGTAAACTGGCGATGCCCGTGCCGGCGCACGCCGCGCAGGGGCAGGGCGCGCATGTCTTCTCTACCCATCCTTCCATACGGTTTTTGAATTCTTAGGAGCTGCTTCCATGAGCCTGCCTACCGACCGCAAGTACACCGAATCGCATGAATGGGTGAAAGCCGAGGGCGACGTATTCGTCGTCGGCATCACCGACCAGGCCCAGGAACAACTGGGTGATCTCGTTTTCGTCGGCGACGTCAAGGTCGGCGCCAAGCTGGCCGCGGGCGATACCGCCGGCGTGGTGGAATCCGTCAAGGCGGCATCCGACATCTATGCACCGGTCGCCGGCGAGATCGTTGCCTTCAACGATGCGCTGGAAGCCGATCCCGCGCAGATCAACAGCGGTGCCTACACCGCCTGGATTTTCAAGATCAAACCGGACAACGCCGCCGATCTGGACAAGCTGCTGGACGCCGCCGGCTACGAAGCCCTGTAAGGCCACTTTTCAAGAGACACCATGTCGCGCCCCCTCGACACGCATACCGATTTCATTCCCCGCCATATTGGTCCTTCGGACGCCGACCAGGCCGCCATGCTGCAGCTGCTGGGCGTCGCCAGCCTGGACGAGCTGATCGGCCAGGTGGTGCCGCCGCGCATCCGCACCCTCGCACCGCTGGCGCTGCCGCCGGCGCGCAGCGAACCGGACGTGCTGGCCGAATTGCGCGATATCGCCGGCGCCAACCAGGTCTACCGCAGCTACATCGGCCAGGGCTATTACGGCACGCACACGCCCAACGTCATCCTGCGCAATATCCTGGAGAACCCAGCCTGGTACACGGCCTACACGCCCTACCAGCCGGAGATCTCGCAGGGCCGGCTGGAAGCGCTGCTGAACTACCAGACCATGGTGGCCGACCTGACGGGGCTGGATATCGCCAATGCATCCTTGCTGGATGAAGGCACCGCGGCGGCTGAAGCGATGACGCTGGCTCGCCGTGGCGCGACCTCGCGCAGCAATGTCTTTTTCGTTTCCCGCCACTGCCATCCGCAGACCATCGAGGTGGTGCGCACGCGCGCCGAAGGCCTGGATATCGAGATCGTGGTCGGCGACGAGGCCGCCGGGCTGCCGGACTGCTTCGGCGTGTTGCTGCAATATCCCCACAGCCTGGGCGCCGT
Proteins encoded in this region:
- the gcvH gene encoding glycine cleavage system protein GcvH codes for the protein MSLPTDRKYTESHEWVKAEGDVFVVGITDQAQEQLGDLVFVGDVKVGAKLAAGDTAGVVESVKAASDIYAPVAGEIVAFNDALEADPAQINSGAYTAWIFKIKPDNAADLDKLLDAAGYEAL
- a CDS encoding ZIP family metal transporter is translated as MNTHIRSLAEAGAGKALMIIVPVLGALGAWALWVALRDDYPQVANAWLGGLIAAGATAAGTLPVVFSQRLSDRVQDSMFGFGAGVMLAASAFSLVTPGIQAAKDLGAGPWAAGLTVGAAILLGAAALLWLEHTVPHEHFIKGREGHDGRLLKRTWLFVFAVMLHNLPEGLAIGVGFGGTDPMRAGALATGIAIQDVPEGLVIAVALLAAGYGRVFSVILGMTSGLIEPVGALAGAAVMTWSTVLLPWGLGFAAGAMLFVISHEIIPESHRKGHEVYATGGLMLGFVLMMLLDTALA
- the gcvT gene encoding glycine cleavage system aminomethyltransferase GcvT; this translates as MSNSLKNTPLAQTHIDAGARMVDFGGWNMPLAYGSQLEEHHAVRRDAGMFDVSHMLNVDVTGADAMAFLRRLIANDVAKLTGTPGKALYSCMLNPEGGVIDDLIVYFFAPDRWRVVVNAATADKDIAWMQRIAIACRLAVAIAPRRDLSMVAVQGPNARAKVWAARPAWKTDTEALTPFTAARFEPETLVARTGYTGEDGFEIVLPATEVVALWNDLAAQGVRPCGLGARDTLRLEAGMNLYGQDMDEVTQPAQAGLSWTVSLKDPARGFIGRSAIEQFPTPAAFLGLKLNERGVMRAHMAVRTAHGDGEITSGTMSPTLGVSIAFARMPVGVNPGDTVQVDIRGKWVPATVCKLPFVRHGKAVEQP
- a CDS encoding NAD(P)/FAD-dependent oxidoreductase yields the protein MFDVAIIGAGAAGMMCAAVAGQRGLRVVLIDHADRLAEKIRISGGGRCNFTNTGTGPANFLSENPHFCRSALAGYGPRDFLDLLRRYRVSWHEKHRGQLFCDESSEAVIDVLRAECDAGNVQWRMPCTVADIGRSADESFELRTDGQGVLRAAKLVLATGGMAIPQLGATDYALKVARQFGLKVVEPRPALVPLTFDAAQWAPFAALSGVALEAAVRSGAGEFLEDVLFTHRGLSGPGILQISSYWNPGQAVTLDLASGRDLADELIHAKSGGRQQLGTALAALWPRRLAEQWLCDAVDARGQPLAAARLADIPDKTLRALAQGIHAWTLVPTGTAGYKKAEVMRGGVDTRGLDQKSMQARGIPGLHFIGEAVDVTGWLGGYNFQWAWASGVACGKAL